The nucleotide sequence ACGTTCCTTTTCTAGAGGGTTATTGTCCATAATTAAAGTACCGGTTTCTTGACCTTCTCTAAATACTTGACCTTGCTTAAGTAGTGCATCTACTAGAGTAGTTTTACCGTGGTCGACATGAGCAATTATAGCTAAATTTCGAATCTGGATTTTGGAGGTTTTGTTCATTTATAAATTTCCTTTTATAACATAACAAGTATCATTAGGTTTTATTGTTCCAGTATTTATAACTGTAGCAGTAATACCTCGTTTATTTACAAGAGATTTTGAAACTAGATCATGATAAACATTTAGTACTGCACAGGGCTTATTCTGTCCTGTAACTCGAAGAATTACTTCAGCACCAATATTAATGGTATCCCCTTCTTCTAATTCTGCTAGGTTCCCAAGATTGTTAGTAGTGATATTTTCAGCTAAGTCTCCAGGTTGAAGATTTATACCTAGTGCGGCATTAATTTCGTTAAGTACTTCTAAAGAAACTATAGAAATTGGTCGAGAATTAGGTTCGCTCGGGCCACTTTTTTTATGTTTGTTAATTTCGCCACTATGATAATCACCTGTGATACCATGGCGGTCGATAAAAACTTCTTGTTGGGGGTATTTAGGGACACCACCATTAGAACTAATATTTACAGATATAATTGTACCTGAATTTGTATTTGTCACGATAATTCCTTACTAACTTATTTTTCTATTGTATGAGTATATCATGAAAATTGACTTAAACATTAAATAGGGGATTTGATTTTCCAAAAGCATCTAGGATTGCCCCTGTTACAGCAGAGGATTCTGGAGCGACTAGAAAAGTACATAGTTTCGCAATTTCTGAAGGATCCATCATATGGTCATTTTGTATGGATTCTTCTCCAAATGCTTCAACATATCCTTCAGTAACAACACTTCCAGGACATATACAATTTACATCTATTCCATCTTTTTTGACTTCTGCAGCTAAGGATTCCGTGAAACTAATCAAACCTGCTTTTGTTATTCTGTATGCAGTTCTACCTGCTGCACCTTTTCTACCGCCAATAGAAGAAATATTTACAATTTTTCCATATTGCTGATTTATCATAAAGGGTAAAATTAACTTAGTTAGCTTAACTGCATTTACAAGATTTACATTTATAACTTCTTGCCAATCTTTCATATCGAAATCAACTAAATGTATTCGTGGGTGAATGATTCCGGCATTGTTTATTAATATATTAATTTCTAAATTTGATTTAGTTATATATTTCATAATTTTATCAATACCTGAATCATTTGAAAGATCTGCAGAAATATAGTAAGAACTTATATCATAGCTTTGAAGTTCGTTATGAATATCGATTAAGCGCTTTTCATTTCTTCCAGTTAGCAATACATCGATATTATTTTTTGCAAAGTCAATTGCAATGGCTTTTCCAATTCCACGTGATGCGCCAGTAATTAAAGCAATTTGTTTTTGTTGAGTCATTTATATTTCCTAAGTGATTAGTGGTCGTGATGCTAGTATTAATCCAACGATTGATAGGACAATTCCTAGTATTAATAAGAAAGTATTAATAGAAACTTTCTTTGTATAATTTGCTCCTATATAGCTGCCTAGTGCTGCACCGGTTCCCATAATCATAATAAGGAAATAATCTACATGGCCATGGAATGCATGACCGACAAGACCTGCAATACCCATGAAGAATCCAATAAAAAGATTTGATCCAGCAGCAATTCGGGGATCAATTTTCAAAATACGAATAATTGCAGGTAAACGGATACTACCTAGAATGAGTCCAACTGCACCACCTACTAAACCAATTGATAAACCTGCACTTGATTCTGCAATTACACGATTTCTTGAAAATATACCTTTGGAATTTTCGAGATCTACACCGAAAGCATCTCTCATTTGAGTACCTTGGCTTCTTGCTAAAATTATAAATTCAATTCCTTGCCAAAATACTAGAATCCCTGCAGAAAAAAGTAACAAATTAACTGGTACGTGAGGGGCAAGGTATCCACCTAGCAACGCTCCAAATACAGCAGGAATTCCCATAAAAAGTATGATTTGTTTGTTTACATTTTTTTCTTGAATATGTCGAACAGTTCCAAAAAAAGAGGAAATAGTTGAAGTTATTATATTTGTGCCCGCTGCAATTCTAGGATCAATACCGAGTAATATAATTATTGGCAGACGAATAGTGCCTAAGGCAAGTCCAACGAATCCACCAAGTATTCCAACCAAAAAAGAAGAAATCCCTATAGTAACCACTACACCGATTGATAAGTCTGTTGAAAATAAACTATCCAATTTTTATCCTTTTTCTTAAATTGATGACATATTATCAGTACAACTAGTATTAAAGCAATTCTATACGGCTGTATTCGTCATTGTTTTACAGGTGGTTTTAAAAGCGCAAAGAAAAGTGAACCAATACCAGTCGTAATTGCTAAAGAAACAAATGCAATGGTATAGTCTCCATGATAATCTGCAAGCACACCTGCTGTAATTGGTGCGATAGCCATTGCGAGTGCATTGAGTATTGAAGAGAATCCCATAATAGTGGCAAAAGATCTTCTTCCAAAATATTCAGCTCTTAGTGACTGCATGGACGGTCCTCTTGATCCCCAGGCAAGACCATGGAGTAAACAAAACATAAAAACATGGAAATCGTTTGTTGCAAATGTTAAAGCCAATAAGCCTGTACTATGTCCGATCATAGTGAATACCAGAAACAATCTCTTATCAATTCTGTCACCCAAATATCCACCAACTGTTTGTCCCAATATGGTAAATACCATAAGAACGCTTATCATGAGTCCAGCTTTTTCCAAAGAATAGTTAAGTTTTTGTGCAACATGGGGTGTGAAATGAATCCCTACAGATCCAACAACTAATAAAGAAAATGCATGTCCTAATCCAATCAGCCAAAAAGAAGAAGTTTTCATAGCTTGTACTGCTGAAAGATCATTCGTATCATCATATGCAGCTGTAATATTATCCGTTGAATTGGTATTAACTTCTCCGTCAGGCATATACCCAAAGGGTTCAGGTTTATGACGCAGGCTCATAGCGGCTGGCATATTAAATATAATAATAATTATGCCAGAAGCAAAAGCTACTGCTCTCCATCCATATGTTGTAATGGCAATGGCGAGAAGTGGTACTAAAAGCCCCCCGATGCCCATTCCAGTCATGAAAAGACCTTGCGCAAAAGCTCGTTTTTTATTGAACCAATTAGTGATTGTTGCAGAAATTGATAAAAAACCACCTATACTTGACCCCAGGGCTATTAAAGCAAAACAAAGAAAATAGGTAAGTATAGAATTGACAAAGGAAAATAATATAAATCCTAGTCCAAAGAGAAACACACCTATACATGTGATTGTTCTTGGCCCATATTTATCGATTAACCATCCTTGAATTGGGCCTAATATTGCTCCTTCAGCACGTGTAAGAGCTACTGCAGTAGCAACAGTTGCTCTATTCCATCCGAATTCTGCTTGTAGTGGTAAAAAATATATAGTGAATCCATGAAATAATAGAAGCCCATTCAGACATTGTATAACAAATCCGGATAAGACTATCCACCAACCATAAAATATTTTTTTCCCTTTAGATTTAGAAGACAAAAAATTACAAACCCATATGAAAAATAGTAGATATCGAATTTGCCAAAGAAAAAGATAAAGTATTTATCTTAAGACATGTGGTAAACGATAAGGCTTTACAGACCTTCTCGTAGTCTAACAATATGTTTGATTCTAGTAAAGTGGAGATTTTCTGACCGAATTGCAGAGCTTATGAAAGAATACGATATAGACTATCGTGATTTCTACGATAATTCGGGGATTGTTGATCAACATGCTCGATTCTTCTCCATTCTCGTAATTGAGGATTAATTCCTCGAGAAGATTTAGATGATGATTCAAAAAAATTATTTTTAACAAAAGCGAGTATTTTATTCATAGCTTAAAACTGATTACCTCCATAAAATTTAAATAAATAAAGCCATGTAATTTAGTAATTCCGAAAAATTACAATAATTGTTGTAAATAACAGATAAATTTACGATATTATTAATAAAAGTGTTCAAATAATCTACATATAATTAAATATATAAATGATTTATTTTAGTATATTACGAATTACGTACAGTGTAAATATTAAAAATGTTACAAGTTTGTAAACTTATTGATTTGAAAAATATACTTTAAGGTTTTTTAAATATATTGTTTCTATACCATTGAAGCTCTTCGATGCTTTCTCTTATGTCGTCTAAAGCTAAATGAGTTCGTTTTTTAGGGGGAGTATTATCTAACTCTTCTGGAAACCAACGATTTGTTAGTTCTTTTATTGTGCTAACATCAATAATTCTATAGTGTAAGAATCTTTCTAAATCTTGCATTTCTTTGACCATAAATCTACGATCTTGGTGCACAGAGTTGCCGCATAACGGTGCTTCACCGGGTTTTATCCATTTTTCTAAAAATGCTAAAGTCTTTTTTTCTGCTTCTTGAACATTTGTAAGTGAACTACTTGATCGTTCCAATAATCCTGAGTTTGAATGTGTTTTTTTACTCCATTCTTCAATTCGATCCATTTCCGCATCGGTTCTTTTAATAGCAATAACAGGACCTTCTTCAAGAATTTTTAAGTTTTCATCTGTAACTATAGTGGCTATTTCTAATATCACATGTATTTCTGGATTTAATCCAGTCATTTCCATATCTATCCAAACCATACGTTGAGTTTTACTCATTTGTTTTCTCCAATTTTTCAGCAATCCAGAAAAATACAGACTCAAACATAGCAATAATTATATTTGGATACAATACTAAAAATAAATAATTCTATTCATGATATAATTTGAAACATACATAAATTAGAGATAAGGAAAATATGAATCAGAAAAACGTTGCAGTTCTAATAGATTTTGAAAATGTTGGTGATTCTTCTTTAGATAACCTTTTTGATACTATTTCTGACATTGGTAGAACTATTATCAAACGTGCATATGCAGATTGGTCACAAGTAAAACAAACTTCAGTAGTCCATTTACAAAAATTAGGAATTGAGGCAATTCAAAATTTTCATGCAAGTAATTCTGCAAAAAATTCTAGTGATATTAGGTTAGCAATTGATGCAATAGAACTTGTATATCGATCAGATGTAGATGCATTTGTTATTGTCTCTGCAGACAGTGATTTTGTGCCCTTAGTGAATCAGCTTAGAGCTAGTGGTAAAACAGTTGTTGGGGCGGGTAGACAAGACGTTGTTTCTCCAAGCTTAGTTCGATCATGTGATAGGTATCTTTTTATAAAAGATAAAAGTAAAACTCGTATTAATAGAGATATGAATGAGCTTAATAAAAAAACCCAAGAACTTGTACTTCGTGCATTAAGAGCATCAGGAGATGAGGATGGGCGAGTCGTAGGCTCTAAACTCCATCAGAATATGTTGCAGATTGATCCAAGTTTTGATTTTAGAGCTATGGGATTTCGTACCTTTGCTGGTTTTTTAAATTCTCAAAAGAATATAAAAATTACTAAAAAGTCACGAGGACCTGGCGATGTTTTAGTCGAAGAGATTTAGAGCTAATATTTTAAGCAGATTTATTTGTAGGTACTCGAAACCCTACGTACCAAAATCCAATTATTCCTAATATTCCTACAAGAAGTTGTATTGGTGGATTATTGATTAGAAAAATAGAAGAAGATCCGGCAAAAATAGTAATCATAGAAAGTGCTAAGATCTTCGCTTTCTTTGGCATTCCTTTCCCCTCACGATAATCTTTTATTAGTGGTCCAAAAGTTTTATTATTGATAAGCCAATTGTATAATCTTTCTGATGATCTTATATAGCATGCTGCTGCAATAATGAGAAAAACTGTAGTAGGTAAACCAGGTACAAAGATACCAATAGTTCCTAGTGTTACAAATATACTACCAAGTAAAATCCACATTACACGAATTAGGAAAAATTTGCTAAGTCTAACTTTATGAATATTGTTTTGATCGTTTTCGTTTTTATTCGCCATTAAAGTTGGGATAAGTCTTTAATTTTAATAACTAGATAACCTGTGAATTGTATCACAATTTCAATGCGCACACTAGTTGAATATGGTAATAATTTGTACAAACCCTCCAGTAGAGAGTATGACTATTATGAGACCAATTAGTAAACTTATACAACCATATCCAACACATCCTAATTTTTCTATTGATTTCATAATTACCTATTATTTTCTTTCCATTATTGAATTCAGTATTACACCAATGATGGCAGTAAATCCTGCCATCATAAAAGCATATGAAAATCCGCTAGTAAATGATACAAATACATCTAAATTATCGCTTCTTGTAATTGATGATAGATCAGCTTGATAGCCATCAGATCTCATAGTTAATGTAACCAATAATGTTGAGAAAGCAATGGAAACTAAATTAGCTGTTGTTCGTGTTAGTTGCAATAATGCAGATACTACACCTCTATTTTCTATCGGAAGAGAACCCATTATTGTACTAGTGTTTGGTGACGAGAATATTGCCCATCCTGCTCCAGAAATTGATAGACCTATAATTATAATTAGTGGGCCTGAATCTATTGTTAAAGTAGAGAATATAAATGCAGCTGATCCAATAAAAAATATTCCCAACATTGAAATCCATTTAGTTCCAAATCTATCTGATAATCTACCTGAAAATGGACTAATTATAGCCATGAAAAAAGCAGAGGAAATTAGTAATAATCCAGACACATTAGTTTTATATTCTAATACTTGAATTAAATAAAAAGGCATCAAAAACATAGTAGAAGAAAATGAAATAAATGCTAATAAACGTGTCAAAACTCCCAAACTGAATTGAGGAACTTTAAAAAAGTGAACAGCAAGCATAGGATTACTAGATTTACTTTCCCATATAATAAATGCAGTTAATAAAATGAGTCCAAATATAATTGCACCGGTACTTTCGATACTAAGAAATTCATAACGATGAATATTTGTAACACCCAGTAAAAGAATGATTAGTGCTACAGATGAAATTAAAGCTCCTGTCCAGTCAAAATTAAATTTTTTCCCAAAAGACTTATCATCTGATTTAAGAATAAATAAACCAAACAAAAAAGCCACAATGGCCACAAATAAACTTGAGAAAAATATAGATCTCCATCCAAATTGCTCAATCAAAATTCCAGCTATCACAGGCCCTAAAATCGCACCCATTCCGATGATAGAAACATACAAACCAAGAGCCCGACCTCTTTCATTCTCGGGGAAAATATTAGTTGCCATGTACATTCCATTTGCTTGAATACACGCTGTACCAAAACCTTGGAAAATCTTAGCGAAAAGCAAAACATTGTACGATGTAGAATTACCAGCAATAAGTGCGCCAATACCAAAAATAACAAATCCGGTAAGATATATCTTTTTAATTCCAACGGTGTCAGCAAGTCTACCCATAGGCAAAAATAAAGCACTTGTTGTAAGAATGTTTGCTAAAATTAGCCATTGTATAGTCGGAATGTCTAAGGAAAAATATTTTGAAAT is from SAR202 cluster bacterium and encodes:
- a CDS encoding MOSC domain-containing protein; amino-acid sequence: MIVTNTNSGTIISVNISSNGGVPKYPQQEVFIDRHGITGDYHSGEINKHKKSGPSEPNSRPISIVSLEVLNEINAALGINLQPGDLAENITTNNLGNLAELEEGDTINIGAEVILRVTGQNKPCAVLNVYHDLVSKSLVNKRGITATVINTGTIKPNDTCYVIKGNL
- a CDS encoding SDR family oxidoreductase — protein: MTQQKQIALITGASRGIGKAIAIDFAKNNIDVLLTGRNEKRLIDIHNELQSYDISSYYISADLSNDSGIDKIMKYITKSNLEINILINNAGIIHPRIHLVDFDMKDWQEVINVNLVNAVKLTKLILPFMINQQYGKIVNISSIGGRKGAAGRTAYRITKAGLISFTESLAAEVKKDGIDVNCICPGSVVTEGYVEAFGEESIQNDHMMDPSEIAKLCTFLVAPESSAVTGAILDAFGKSNPLFNV
- a CDS encoding sulfite exporter TauE/SafE family protein → MDSLFSTDLSIGVVVTIGISSFLVGILGGFVGLALGTIRLPIIILLGIDPRIAAGTNIITSTISSFFGTVRHIQEKNVNKQIILFMGIPAVFGALLGGYLAPHVPVNLLLFSAGILVFWQGIEFIILARSQGTQMRDAFGVDLENSKGIFSRNRVIAESSAGLSIGLVGGAVGLILGSIRLPAIIRILKIDPRIAAGSNLFIGFFMGIAGLVGHAFHGHVDYFLIMIMGTGAALGSYIGANYTKKVSINTFLLILGIVLSIVGLILASRPLIT
- a CDS encoding MFS transporter — protein: MSSKSKGKKIFYGWWIVLSGFVIQCLNGLLLFHGFTIYFLPLQAEFGWNRATVATAVALTRAEGAILGPIQGWLIDKYGPRTITCIGVFLFGLGFILFSFVNSILTYFLCFALIALGSSIGGFLSISATITNWFNKKRAFAQGLFMTGMGIGGLLVPLLAIAITTYGWRAVAFASGIIIIIFNMPAAMSLRHKPEPFGYMPDGEVNTNSTDNITAAYDDTNDLSAVQAMKTSSFWLIGLGHAFSLLVVGSVGIHFTPHVAQKLNYSLEKAGLMISVLMVFTILGQTVGGYLGDRIDKRLFLVFTMIGHSTGLLALTFATNDFHVFMFCLLHGLAWGSRGPSMQSLRAEYFGRRSFATIMGFSSILNALAMAIAPITAGVLADYHGDYTIAFVSLAITTGIGSLFFALLKPPVKQ
- a CDS encoding oligoribonuclease, which gives rise to MSKTQRMVWIDMEMTGLNPEIHVILEIATIVTDENLKILEEGPVIAIKRTDAEMDRIEEWSKKTHSNSGLLERSSSSLTNVQEAEKKTLAFLEKWIKPGEAPLCGNSVHQDRRFMVKEMQDLERFLHYRIIDVSTIKELTNRWFPEELDNTPPKKRTHLALDDIRESIEELQWYRNNIFKKP
- a CDS encoding NYN domain-containing protein; translated protein: MNQKNVAVLIDFENVGDSSLDNLFDTISDIGRTIIKRAYADWSQVKQTSVVHLQKLGIEAIQNFHASNSAKNSSDIRLAIDAIELVYRSDVDAFVIVSADSDFVPLVNQLRASGKTVVGAGRQDVVSPSLVRSCDRYLFIKDKSKTRINRDMNELNKKTQELVLRALRASGDEDGRVVGSKLHQNMLQIDPSFDFRAMGFRTFAGFLNSQKNIKITKKSRGPGDVLVEEI
- a CDS encoding DUF454 domain-containing protein, translating into MANKNENDQNNIHKVRLSKFFLIRVMWILLGSIFVTLGTIGIFVPGLPTTVFLIIAAACYIRSSERLYNWLINNKTFGPLIKDYREGKGMPKKAKILALSMITIFAGSSSIFLINNPPIQLLVGILGIIGFWYVGFRVPTNKSA
- a CDS encoding MFS transporter, with product MKLSLSPISTITESENYKWFAYVTIAIGIGMSVIDQSGLNIAIPAISKYFSLDIPTIQWLILANILTTSALFLPMGRLADTVGIKKIYLTGFVIFGIGALIAGNSTSYNVLLFAKIFQGFGTACIQANGMYMATNIFPENERGRALGLYVSIIGMGAILGPVIAGILIEQFGWRSIFFSSLFVAIVAFLFGLFILKSDDKSFGKKFNFDWTGALISSVALIILLLGVTNIHRYEFLSIESTGAIIFGLILLTAFIIWESKSSNPMLAVHFFKVPQFSLGVLTRLLAFISFSSTMFLMPFYLIQVLEYKTNVSGLLLISSAFFMAIISPFSGRLSDRFGTKWISMLGIFFIGSAAFIFSTLTIDSGPLIIIIGLSISGAGWAIFSSPNTSTIMGSLPIENRGVVSALLQLTRTTANLVSIAFSTLLVTLTMRSDGYQADLSSITRSDNLDVFVSFTSGFSYAFMMAGFTAIIGVILNSIMERK